The nucleotide window ATAAACGGACCTTCGCCGACACGGGTAGAGTAGGCTTTAACCACGCCGATGACATGATCGAGTTTAAACGGACTGACACCTGCACCTTCGCAGACACCCGCCGCAGTCGGACTGGACGAAGTGACATACGGATAGGTTCCGTAGTTGATATCCAGCATGTTAGCCTGAGCGCCTTCAAACAGAACATTCTGATTCTGATCCAGAGCGTCATTGACCGTCGTTACAGCATCGATAATGCGCGGAAGCAGACGTTCGCGGATTTCCTTGAATTGTTCAGCAAGGGCTTCATAATCAAACGGCTGTTCACCATATAACTTGACAATCTGTTCGTTTTTGATCGAAAGGGTCGTTGCCAGCTTGGATTTGAAGTTATCGAAATCAACAAGATCGCAGGCACGCAGGCCGATACGAGTGTATTTGTCGGCGTAGCAAGGACCGATTCCGCGTTTGGTTGTACCGATTTTGTTGCCGGCCAGCCGCGTTTCCTGCAGTTCATCCAGCTTAACGTGATACGGCATGATCAGATGCGCACGGCCGCTGATTTTAACATGTTCGGTATTTACGCCGCGGGACTCCAGTTCGTCAATTTCTTTCAGCAGTACAAACGGATCAACGACGACTCCCGGGCCGATGATGCACAGTGCATCCTGATGCAGAACGCCCGAGGGCAGTAAATGCAGAACCGTTTTTTCGCCTTCGACGACAACGGTGTGTCCGGCATTGTTGCCGCCCTGGAAGCGGACGACCATGTCCATTTGTTCTCCCAAAACGTCAACGATTTTTCCTTTTCCTTCATCACCCCATTGGGATCCGACGACGACATATCCAGCCATAATTGTATTCCAACCTTTCTTTAATATGGATTTGGTTTTGAAGCGGCAGGGGGAACAGGACGAATTACGCCTGTTCGCTTAATTTGGCGATGCCGATATCCATTCGGCGCAGGGCTTCAGCCTGTCCCAGAATATGAGCGATTTCAATCGCGCCGCCCGGGGTAAACTGCTTGCCGCTGAGAGCTGTACG belongs to Holdemania massiliensis and includes:
- a CDS encoding adenylosuccinate synthase, whose protein sequence is MAGYVVVGSQWGDEGKGKIVDVLGEQMDMVVRFQGGNNAGHTVVVEGEKTVLHLLPSGVLHQDALCIIGPGVVVDPFVLLKEIDELESRGVNTEHVKISGRAHLIMPYHVKLDELQETRLAGNKIGTTKRGIGPCYADKYTRIGLRACDLVDFDNFKSKLATTLSIKNEQIVKLYGEQPFDYEALAEQFKEIRERLLPRIIDAVTTVNDALDQNQNVLFEGAQANMLDINYGTYPYVTSSSPTAAGVCEGAGVSPFKLDHVIGVVKAYSTRVGEGPFITELLDETGEELRKAGNEYGATTGRPRRCGWLDLCVVKQAARINGLTDLVVTKIDVLSQFKTLPVCIGYELNDKVTTSIPASLEEYAKAKPVYRMMEGWEEDITGIRKFEELPENCRKYLALIEEITGTRISLVSVGPDRENNIILHDLTK